A segment of the Trifolium pratense cultivar HEN17-A07 linkage group LG7, ARS_RC_1.1, whole genome shotgun sequence genome:
GCAAATTCTGGCTTCTGACGGGAATGTGTCATGTACGTTATGTGGAGAAGCGATGGAAACAGAATTGCATTTGTTTCTTTACTGTGAAATTGCGCAGCTTGTTTGGATGGAGATTTTTGATTGGCTTGATGTTCTGTTTAGTCTCCCACATAATTTGTTCTCCATTTTCCACTGTTTAATGGAGTCAGGTAGTCAAAATTGTAGAAAGGGGTTGATTATGATTGGGAACGCGGTGGTTTGGAACCTTTGGAAATGCCGAAACTCTGTCCTGTTCGACGATGGGAGGGTGACTGTCGCGAAACTGGTGGAAAGAATCAAGGTTTCGTCTTGGAAGTGGTGGTTGAGTCGATCAAAGGTTGTTCCTTGTCTGCTATACGAATGGCGTGTGGAACCTAGGCTTTGCTTACTGCGTTAATTGAGCCTTATGTGTTTCTGTTTTGCTGTTGTTTGTGTCTATCCTTGGTTGTAACTTATATGGTGATACTAGCATGCCTTATGTTGAATCATTACTTTCTTATTAATAAATTTAgcagttttaaaaaaaaaaaagacatttaattattattattattattattattattattattattattattattattattattattattattattatatttttatcaagtagATAAATGAGATTACCAAGGTTCAAACCCCAACCCcatgtatatataatgcaatgtctctgCAAACTGAGTTATGCGACGAGAATGAATAGTTAGAGTgtataaaagagaaaataaaacgataaaaactttttaaataacgtaGCGCAAGTtgagttttaatattttaaccAGGCATAGTAGCAATGAAAACACAAATTGGtgaaaaataaactttaaataTATAGAGGAAAGACAAAGCATATACGATAACCATTCATAGCATATATGTCcttaaaaattgatttatatttaaacaaaaaataaattggattaGTATTACAAAAATGAacgtattacaaaaaaaaaaaatggagttatatagaaaaaaaatgaacgtgtattgtataaaaaaaacgtGAGGTTGATttctatttaaacaaaattaagcaTTAATTTCATATcgattatatgttggttactAACTTATATCAAATTGATTATTGTGGCTTAGTGACAAATTCACCAACTATTTCTTAAAGAATATGAGCTCGAATCTTGTTGAAgtattttttgttgaaaattgttttcaaaataGGGTTAAATTAGGGTCAAGAGGGTTGCTTTCTTTCCTTTTATTATCGATGATATATGCTATGAAtagaaatcaattttttgttcATAACCCAGTTTCTTTTGATCATAATATTTACAAATTGCGGTAGCAAAGGAAGTTAACAATCAGATATGGAAAATcatcagaaaaaataaaataaaataaatggatcCAAATCCGATAAATGATTTAGAGAAGTACGTTAATCATTGTCGGatcaaatattgaatttattaTGTTGAGTTTCATCTTGGTAATTAAAGTAAGTATTACCTATTATTtcaaatgaatgtatttggttgTATTTGAGCATTTCACATCGGTAAAGAGTAACTATATGTTGCAATGTCAAGAGTAACTTCAAGTAAGTGTAAATGAATATATAAGTTTAAATGTATTCTATAAAATGAGTATAAAAGTTTTGGCGCCCTTGTATGCTTCACAGTTATTAAAGCTTCTGAGCATATGTTGATAATGTTCCTGCAGTTATTTTGTGATTGTATTGTTGAATTCATATATTTCATGCATGAATCAATgattcatcaaataaaattcaaataataatgaACAATCCAGAAAATTCTTATATGTATTCATCCACACTATTTCTCTAGCTTCCCTTTGTTAAAACATTATGATGATTACACAATTTGTTAAACCATAGGGAAAAATAATTACTACCACACTCAGTTTGGTATTGTAGGTAACTAAGTTGTATTTTAACCTAAAGTTGGGGCGTTTGATTATTTTAGAATAAAACTATCAATTTAATTCTTAAACTATCTTTTTCACTTTATGCAAATTTGTCAATTTACCCATAAATCTAACCTAACGCAAAGTATGGCCATCAATTGCAGTATTTGAGAAATTATTATTGTTGGGGAAAAAAATCTAGCTTGCTATATTTTCATTATCATTGTTGCTATTTATAAATAGCAACAATTATTATCGCGAAAACATCACGAATCAATTATGAGGATTAGTTCTCTCTACAGTATAAGTAAAAATATCAAAGGTCCGCTGCAGTTACAATTTTCTATCGTGATATCTTGGAGAATTTTTTATTGCTAGATGTCTAGAACTAGCATTTTCCTTTCACTATTTAATGCCTAAAATTATGAGAATAATATTTACTATAATTCCTGTCAAAACAGTTTGAGATAAGTAAATATCTGAAGTACTTTCGAGAATTGAACTGTATATAGGGCtcgtttgacccaactttttttagagcttataaactaccttgacaaatttataataatatataaaaattgcataaactctaaaaaaagctgggccaaacgagcCCATAAACTATAGAACATCAATATATAGAGAAAGTCTTCTCTAGGCACAAACCATAACACGTAAATATAATAGTTCTGGCTAATTGCTCAAAAATAGTTCTAGCAATGATATCATACCAGTAATCAACAATTTTAAAAGTTCAACTTGTATGAAAAGTCTTAACATAGCTTCCATTGCTTCATTAAATGAAGCCTCAAGTTCTCTTTCGTTTAGTAGTTGGTTTCAATAGCTTCCATTGCTTCATTAAATGACAAACACCCTCCTTCAACGAAGCCTTCCTTCCTTCCCTAAAATTCCAGAGTTCTGGTACTGTGTACCTACCACTAGGATTGTACTCATTCATCTCCTTCAGAGCTGTAGCTACTGCATCATGGACCTCATCTCCAAGCTCTTCTTTCAAACTTTTCagtttttcatcttcttcatctaaAATTTCCTGCACGAAATATCTAACATATATTAGATCATAGTCCTTTCAGTCCACGTCAGGGAAAGAAACATGCCAAATAAGTGCTAACGACTATGCAGCCGACAATTTTTCGGTAAATAGATCTCTTAACAATACTACCAGCATAACATGCTTTGTAATCACTAAGAAATGACGCGTAATATTTTTAGGAAATAAATATATCCAGAGGAGTTTCTTTTCTTAATAGAACAGTTAAATTTACGAGTAGTAGAAACAGTCTCTAAATTGAGAGGAAAAACAGATTAACTTTAAGTTTAACATAACATAATTCTGTAAGTGATTGTACCTTGGAGTTCCCTTCTTTGTCAATTACAATTTTGAACGGATGCCAACTTGGATCCTTAAGATATTCCTCCCACTGTGAGCACCACTCAATTGCTTTCAATTTCACTTCAGAGGAAAGTTTTGTCTTAGTTGCTGCTTTCATATTCACATCGTCAGATAACTTTCTCTCAGCTGCTTCCTCAAATGGCTTAATATCAAGTTTGCCCATCATTTTCACTGAAATTATGGCTCGAGCATTTGGGCAGCCAATCCACTGcgaacaaagaaaaagagttacttgaacaaaacaaacaatgaaATCATGGCAGCAAAGCAACAGCAACAAACTAGCTAAACatatttagatttatatgttgAGAAAGATACATACACTTGTTAAAGTTTTGCGGGCATCTTGCAATTCGTCATTAGTTTTGCGCTCCTGAACAACCAGTGTTTGTTGAAGATCTTCCACGTCTTTCAATTCCTCTTCCTTTTCTTTCAGATCCATTTTGATTGCCTCcagttttttcttctcttccagATCAGTATCTCcaatgtgattcattacttggAGAGCTCCTCTCAGCTGTTCAATTTCCAATTCCAATCCATGTTTTGCATCAAGTCCCCTCTCCAGCTCATGAATTTTCTTGTGAAGTTTCTCTTTTGCTTTCTGCAACATTCAAACCATAAGACTCCTCAAAACTTAAGTGGAGGCAAGTAACTGAATAAAATACATTATAGttaaaaggaaaatgaaatTTGTGCCTTGTGTTCTTCAGCCAAATGCATCATTTGTTCATCAGCCTTTTTTTGCTCTGCTATTGCCATCTCATTCTGTAAACAACAAGGTGAAGAATACTTTAATCCGtcataaaagtataaaattaaGAGGGATTGGTGTACATAATTTGACACGACCAAATGGTCCATACGTTAAGCAATGCTAACTAACAATATTGTTTGTGATCGGTCCATTTTACAGGAAGCCAATATACTTGTCCTGTAAATTGATAACTTTCAAAGAAATgtgttcaaattttaattagacCTATCAGAAAAAGTGTGTTCAAGAGTAAAGAATTATTAGAGCATTGCTACCATAAATTCAAAGAGCCAAAATAAATTACTCTTTTCTTTTCAAGATATAGCTTTTCTCTCTCATTATGATTGTCTGCTTGACGCTTCTGCAGATCCTTTTCACGGGACATAAGTACATTCCTCCGAGCTTCCAGTTCCAACCTAGCTTTTTCATGATCCTTAGACACATTCTCCAGATAATCACGTTCATCCTGCCGCATCTTGCTTATTTCTAATGGAAAAATGTGAAACAGAGTCAGATACcatgaaatattaaaaattcacaCCAACCAACTACAACAAATAATTCCAAAATGCAACAGACTGTAAGCTACACTAAAAGtatagtaaataataataagaacCAGAATGCTACACTTCTAAATTCAGTTTAACAGAATACCAATATTAATTAGAATAATTCAATATAAGTATCAACATACCCTTATTAAAAAGTTCAAGCATCTCCTCTTTTTGAACCATTACTTTTGTTAGGGTCTCACTAGCCTCATGAAATTTGCTTGCTGTCTGTTCATATTCCTTGTTTTTCATCAGCAAAGTGTTGGCCAAACCAATGACAAGCTTTTTTGCTTTCCTATTATCCTCAGCTTCTTTTCCAGAAACAGTTTTCAAATCCCCATTTGCCCGGAGGTGTTTGCCAAATGTATCCCGATAATTATTATAGTCGTCATGACGTGCCATCCACCCATAGAGTCTATCTCCTCGATCCTGCTTGTCTAAATTCAAATAATCCTTCTTACCACAATGCTCTGCTTGAAAGCTCCTTTCTAACATCACAGCATTGTGGAAAGCATCCCACTCTTTGCCAAATTCAACAATAGCAAAGGGTGTTTGTCCATAAAAGTTCCACAACACAGTAACTTTCAGCGGCTGAAACCCTTTCATGATCAGCTCCTCCTTAATTTTCTCACGATTCTTTCCAACATATTTTCCGCTCTTCGGGTCAAATGTGGTAACATTGTTTGCCAGAATTACCATCCATGGCCAGACAAACAATTCATCACCAGCAACAATCTCATTCGGTGACTGGTTCTCAGCAATACTCAAAGCAGGTAACTTTTCTCTACTGGTTTTAACAGTAGGTGGCTCTTCTTTACCAATGTACATTTTAAGTGCAGAATGTTTGGCACTTTCCTTAACCGTCTCGCGCGAGTCATCCATAATTCTGGAAGCATGTCTCTGAAGCTCACTCAAAGAGTAATAATCCTTGTTGTCACAGAATGGACACCTATATGTTGAACCTGAGATTTTCAACCTACAGTAACCATCTTTCAAGTCACTGTAATATCTATCTTGGTAGTAGTCAAAATCAGACTCATAAATATGTTCTGATTTTCGATCCATctgaaaatgaaaatcataaaatcaaCTTCAAAGAAATAGCATCACACATAACAAATAACTATATACAGTGATGACAAACATGAAAATCATAAAATCGACTCTAAAGAAATTATTAGCTTCATACAGTGATGACTAAcatgaaaatcataaaataaattctaaagAAGTAGGAACGGAACAAATAGCTACTACATACATTGATGACTAACatgaaaatcataaaatcaattCCAAATAAATTGCTAGCTTCATATAGTGATAACTAACatgaaaatcataaaatcaaCTCTAAAAAGTAGCAATAGAACAAATAGCTACTACATATATATAGTGATGACTAACAtgaaaaatcataaaatcaacacatacaatgaGTAACatgaaaatcataaaatcaaCTCTAAAGAAGTAGCAATACAACAAACAACTACATGCTGTGATCTGatgactaaaatgaaaatcttAAAATCAACTCTAGATGATTATTAAGCTGAATCAAAGCAATGCTTAAAAGGAAAAACGCAATTATGAAGCAGATTTAAAGTATAAATGCACGATAATCAATGAAACAGTAGAAATAGATGATTATTAAGCTGAATCAAAGCAATGCTTAAAAGGAAAAACGCAATTATGAAGCAGATTTAGAGTATAAATACACAATAATCAATGAAACAGTAGAAATAAATGATAGTACTGTTACCTTGTGCTTGAAGAATGCGATTTGTGAGCAATGTTGATGGTGAAAAGCAGAGGTGAAAATGAAGTGAAATAGCTACACACAGTGAAGcataaaatgaaaatcataaaatcaaCTTCAAAGAAATAGCAAACAACAACTAGCTATATACAGCGATGACAAACatgaaaatcataaaatcaaCTCTAAAGAAGTAGAAACAGAACAAATAGCTACTACATACAGTGATGATTAACatgaaaatcataaaatcaaCACCAAAAAAATAGTTACATACAATGAGTAACatgaaaatcataaaatcaaCTCCAAATAAATTGCTAGCTTCATATAGTGAATTAGTGatgactaaaatgaaaatcataaaatcaaCTCTAAACAAGTAGCAAGCAACACAACAAATAGCTACCTAGAGTGATCTGATGactaaattgaaaatcataaaaTGAACTCTAGATGATTATTAAGCTGAATCAAAGcaattcttaaaagaaaaaatgcaaTTATGAAGCAGATTTAGAGTATAAATACACAATAATCAATGAAACAGTAGAAATAAATGATAGTACTGTTACCTTGTGCTTGAAGAATTCGATTTGTGAGCAATGTTGATGGTGAAAAGCAGAGGAGAAAACGGTGTGAATGAATAAGAAGATGAAAAGAAAACCCTAAAAGAATGTTCTAGAAactgaaatttcaaattttatcttttgctttGACTGATTAAGTGATTTAacttaaatagaaaataattttaaattttattcattgaaTTTGATATCTTTGCTTTGACTGATTAAGTGATTTAACTTAAATAGAAAATAGTTTTAAAGTTTATTCATTGAATTTGATAGTTTTGCTTTGACTGATTAGGTGATTTAacttaaatagaaaataattaaacatcCTTCCTATTGATGCagacaaaaattgtttttttttttaaaacttcgTATCCGGCCCtatgaccgactaatccaaggagACCAATCCCACAGCCCACTTGCGGGaggcccatttaaagccagagtttttttgctctgtatggacgcCCACCGAAAATGCagaaaaaatttgttgaaactgtaaaccaaaaaatataaaaaatttgttgaaaCTGATAGAACATTCCTTCCTATTGATCGAGAGATGATATATCAGATTCTTATTAAACATCCTAATGAAAAAGATCAACAACCAATGTGGGTGGACAAGGACAAGAGACTCTAGGTACTCATAAATCTTTCAAGTCTAAAATCATGCAAATAATATTTAAGATAATTATAGTAAaagaatttagaaaattaaatcTCTCAAGTACTTTAGACAATTGAAAACATTGTTAAAAAAACTAGTAGTAGCTaaaattcatactcacattatCTGCTAAAAAAGTATATATGATATTAgcattatatataaaattatacgAAGTATCACCACCAACATTCGAAGTTCTTACCGCCAAAATAAAGCCTCAAATTCTCCTTCGCTGATTTGATCTTGATCGCTTCCATTGCTTTATTAAATCGGAAACACCCTCCTTCAATGAAGCCTTCCTTCCTTCTTTATGATTCCCGAGTTCCGGTATTGAGTACCTACCACTAGGATTGTACTCATTTGTCTCCTTTAGAGCTGTAGCTACTGCATCATGCACCTCATCTCCAAACTCATCCTTCAAACTTCTCAtcttttcatcttcttcgtctAAAATTTCCTACGAGATATAACTAACATATATTAGATCATGGTCCATGCAGTTCACATCATAGGAAGAAACACGCTGTGATCATTAAGAAACGATGCATAATATTTATAGTGGATACATATTTCAAAAGAAGTGTCTTAGTACAACAGTTGCAGTTACGGTCACACGTTCGAGTAGTAGAATCAGCCTCTAAATTGAGAGAAATGTTAACTTTAACGTGAAGTTGGAGTTCCCTTCTTTGCCGATTACAATTTTGAAAGGAAGCAAGTTGCGATCCCTAATATGTTCATTCCACTGTGAGCACCACTCCATTGCTTTCACATGCACATCATCAGAAAACTTTCTCTTAGCTGCTTCCAAAAACGGCTTAACAGGAAGTTCGCCTATCCTTTTCACTGAAATTGTGGCTCGAGCCTCTGGGCAGCAGCAAATCCACtgtgaacaaaaaaaaagagttactTGAGTAAAGTTGATTTTCAGACCATTGGATGAGTTGATGGCAAAAAGATATAGTAACATCAtaatatttagatttatattttgagaaaGACACATACACTTATTAACTTTTTGCGGGCATCTTGCAACTCGTCATTAATTTTGCGCACCCAAATAACCAGCATTTGTTTAAGATCTTCCACGATTTCCAATTCCTCTTCCTTTTCTTGCAGATGCATTTTGATTGCCTCCAGTTTTTCCTTCTCTTCCAGATCAGTCTCTCCAGTGTGGTTCATTACTTGGAGAGCTCCTCTCAGCTGTTCAATTTCCAATTCCAATCCATGTTTTGCATCAAGTTCTCTCTCCAGGTCATGAATTTTCATGTGAAGTTTCTCCTTTTCTTTCTGCAACATTCAAACCAAAAGAGTCCTCAAAACTTAAGTGTAGGCAAGTAACTGAATCAAATACTTTAGataaaaggaaaatgaaatTTGTGCCTTGTGTTCTTCGGCCAAATGCATCATTTGTTCATCAGCCTTTTGTTGCTCTATTATTGCCATCTCATTATGTAAACAACGAGATGAAGAACAGATTTAACCCGTCATAAAGTATAAAAATAAGAGGGATTAGTGTACAAAAGACCAAATGGTCCATACATTAAGGAATGCCAACAACACTTTTAGTGATTGATCCATTTTTTAAGAAGCCaatctattttatttacattaatGATGCAGGCTTTG
Coding sequences within it:
- the LOC123896637 gene encoding factor of DNA methylation 4-like; translated protein: MAIIEQQKADEQMMHLAEEHKKEKEKLHMKIHDLERELDAKHGLELEIEQLRGALQVMNHTGETDLEEKEKLEAIKMHLQEKEEELEIVEDLKQMLVIWVRKINDELQDARKKLISWICCCPEARATISVKRIGELPVKPFLEAAKRKFSDDVHVKAMEWCSQWNEHIRDRNLLPFKIEILDEEDEKMRSLKDEFGDEVHDAVATALKETNEYNPSGRYSIPELGNHKEGRKASLKEGVSDLIKQWKRSRSNQRRRI
- the LOC123898250 gene encoding factor of DNA methylation 4-like; this encodes MDRKSEHIYESDFDYYQDRYYSDLKDGYCRLKISGSTYRCPFCDNKDYYSLSELQRHASRIMDDSRETVKESAKHSALKMYIGKEEPPTVKTSREKLPALSIAENQSPNEIVAGDELFVWPWMVILANNVTTFDPKSGKYVGKNREKIKEELIMKGFQPLKVTVLWNFYGQTPFAIVEFGKEWDAFHNAVMLERSFQAEHCGKKDYLNLDKQDRGDRLYGWMARHDDYNNYRDTFGKHLRANGDLKTVSGKEAEDNRKAKKLVIGLANTLLMKNKEYEQTASKFHEASETLTKVMVQKEEMLELFNKEISKMRQDERDYLENVSKDHEKARLELEARRNVLMSREKDLQKRQADNHNEREKLYLEKKRNEMAIAEQKKADEQMMHLAEEHKKAKEKLHKKIHELERGLDAKHGLELEIEQLRGALQVMNHIGDTDLEEKKKLEAIKMDLKEKEEELKDVEDLQQTLVVQERKTNDELQDARKTLTSWIGCPNARAIISVKMMGKLDIKPFEEAAERKLSDDVNMKAATKTKLSSEVKLKAIEWCSQWEEYLKDPSWHPFKIVIDKEGNSKEILDEEDEKLKSLKEELGDEVHDAVATALKEMNEYNPSGRYTVPELWNFREGRKASLKEGVCHLMKQWKLLKPTTKRKRT